From the Arvicola amphibius chromosome 2, mArvAmp1.2, whole genome shotgun sequence genome, one window contains:
- the LOC119807372 gene encoding prolactin-inducible protein, with translation MHGFSFMFKAATLLVLGLQLGINKAQNDIEGGKSILFYLDAPIYAEANDEITVKLGLETQYNECSVIKASLVSNVPMEGSFNYKQTRCLCNDHRINLYWDFPVNKTLNFAVVVEIVKDKNICPNDEAMVPIKGDLYYSYRTVYVY, from the exons ATGCACGGTTTCTCTTTCATGTTCAAAGCCGCCACCCTCTTGGTCCTGGGCCTGCAGCTGGGGATCAACAAGGCTCAGAATGACAT agagGGTGgaaagtcaattttattttatttagatgctCCAATATATGCAGAGGCAAATGACGAGATCACTGTGAAACTTGGACTTGAAACACAATATAACGAATGTTCAGTG ATCAAAGCTTCCCTTGTAAGTAATGTCCCAATGGAAGGTAGCTTCAACTATAAACAAACCCGCTGCCTCTGTAATGATCATCGAATAAACCTGTACTGGGACTTTCCAGTTAACA AAACTCTCAATTTTGCAGTAGTGGTTGAAATTGTTAAGGACAAGAATATCTGCCCTAACGACGAGGCAATGGTGCCCATCAAAGGAGACCTGTATTATAGTTATCGTACTGTGTATGTGTACTAA